From the genome of Rhineura floridana isolate rRhiFlo1 chromosome 7, rRhiFlo1.hap2, whole genome shotgun sequence, one region includes:
- the WDR53 gene encoding WD repeat-containing protein 53 isoform X1 encodes MAVKWASGHSSSILCLNVSKDGLLASGAEGGELTIWSEEGSPLEHAQLNKADDVTSVVFSPTCSRRLYASHGETVSILDTRCLKEPIECFHVNDEEINYLSVNETDSFLASADDSGVIKIIDLERKKLSRCLRRHSNICASAVFRPQRPQSLLSCGLDMKVMMWNLQKARPLWIVDLQEEESDEHATGQLFNPPLAHSLSVSTCGNVFGCGAEDGKIRIFRVTGAKFEQEVLFKGHSLAVSQVFFLPEAYRLITGGNDGKVLLWDVSNEVGKLRSPVKSIHRRRARMPNTTKKADKMNTELTNEHVPILPKLTIEHGEKVNWISYAEIKSSRRVLVADQSSSISIYPIAEP; translated from the exons ATGGCTGTGAAGTGGGCCAGTGGACACTCTTCATCAATATTGTGTTTGAACGTGAGCAAAGATGGTCTATTGGCTTCAGGAGCTGAAGGAGGAGAGCTTACCATCTGGAGTGAGGAAGGGAGTCCATTGGAACATGCACAACTCAACAAAGCAGATGATGTTACTAGTGTTGTGTTTTCTCCTACCTGTTCCAGAAGATTATATGCTTCCCATGGGGAGACTGTTAGCATTCTGGATACCAGGTGTCTGAAAGAGCCAATTGAATGTTTCCATGTAAATGATGAAGAGATCAATTATCTTTCAGTAAATGAAACTGATAGTTTCTTAGCTTCTGCGGATGATTCTGGAGTAATAAAGATAATTGATTTAGAAAGAAAGAAGTTAAGCCGCTGCCTCAGACGACATTCAAATATTTGTGCATCTGCCGTGTTTCGTCCGCAAAGACCTCAAAGCCTTCTTTCGTGTGGTCTGGATATGAAG GTTATGATGTGGAACTTGCAGAAAGCTCGACCATTGTGGATCGTGGACTTGCAAGAGGAGGAATCGGATGAGCATGCCACTGGTCAGCTTTTTAACCCTCCACTGGCCCATTCCCTGTCTGTTTCTACTTGTGGCAATGTCTTTGGCTGCGGAGCTGAGGATGGAAAAATCAGAATCTTCCGAGTAACAGGTGCCAAGTTTGAGCAGGAGGTACTGTTTAAGGGCCACTCCTTAGCAGTATCACAAGTTTTCTTTCTACCAGAAGCCTATCGGCTCATTACAGGAGGAAACGATGGCAAAGTGTTGTTGTGGGATGTCAGCAATGAAGTGGGAAAACTGAGGAGTCCAGTCAAATCCATTCACAGAAGGAGAGCTAGGATGCCCAACACCACCAAGAAAGCTGACAAAATGAACACAGAGCTTACAAATGAGCATGTGCCCATTTTACCAAAACTAACCATTGAACATGGAGAGAAGGTGAACTGGATTTCATATGCAGAGATTAAAAGCTCTAGAAGAGTACTGGTTGCTGATCAGAGTAGCAGTATATCAATCTATCCTATTGCTGAACCTTAG
- the WDR53 gene encoding WD repeat-containing protein 53 isoform X2, giving the protein MILYEVMMWNLQKARPLWIVDLQEEESDEHATGQLFNPPLAHSLSVSTCGNVFGCGAEDGKIRIFRVTGAKFEQEVLFKGHSLAVSQVFFLPEAYRLITGGNDGKVLLWDVSNEVGKLRSPVKSIHRRRARMPNTTKKADKMNTELTNEHVPILPKLTIEHGEKVNWISYAEIKSSRRVLVADQSSSISIYPIAEP; this is encoded by the coding sequence GTTATGATGTGGAACTTGCAGAAAGCTCGACCATTGTGGATCGTGGACTTGCAAGAGGAGGAATCGGATGAGCATGCCACTGGTCAGCTTTTTAACCCTCCACTGGCCCATTCCCTGTCTGTTTCTACTTGTGGCAATGTCTTTGGCTGCGGAGCTGAGGATGGAAAAATCAGAATCTTCCGAGTAACAGGTGCCAAGTTTGAGCAGGAGGTACTGTTTAAGGGCCACTCCTTAGCAGTATCACAAGTTTTCTTTCTACCAGAAGCCTATCGGCTCATTACAGGAGGAAACGATGGCAAAGTGTTGTTGTGGGATGTCAGCAATGAAGTGGGAAAACTGAGGAGTCCAGTCAAATCCATTCACAGAAGGAGAGCTAGGATGCCCAACACCACCAAGAAAGCTGACAAAATGAACACAGAGCTTACAAATGAGCATGTGCCCATTTTACCAAAACTAACCATTGAACATGGAGAGAAGGTGAACTGGATTTCATATGCAGAGATTAAAAGCTCTAGAAGAGTACTGGTTGCTGATCAGAGTAGCAGTATATCAATCTATCCTATTGCTGAACCTTAG
- the WDR53 gene encoding WD repeat-containing protein 53 isoform X3: MMWNLQKARPLWIVDLQEEESDEHATGQLFNPPLAHSLSVSTCGNVFGCGAEDGKIRIFRVTGAKFEQEVLFKGHSLAVSQVFFLPEAYRLITGGNDGKVLLWDVSNEVGKLRSPVKSIHRRRARMPNTTKKADKMNTELTNEHVPILPKLTIEHGEKVNWISYAEIKSSRRVLVADQSSSISIYPIAEP, encoded by the coding sequence ATGATGTGGAACTTGCAGAAAGCTCGACCATTGTGGATCGTGGACTTGCAAGAGGAGGAATCGGATGAGCATGCCACTGGTCAGCTTTTTAACCCTCCACTGGCCCATTCCCTGTCTGTTTCTACTTGTGGCAATGTCTTTGGCTGCGGAGCTGAGGATGGAAAAATCAGAATCTTCCGAGTAACAGGTGCCAAGTTTGAGCAGGAGGTACTGTTTAAGGGCCACTCCTTAGCAGTATCACAAGTTTTCTTTCTACCAGAAGCCTATCGGCTCATTACAGGAGGAAACGATGGCAAAGTGTTGTTGTGGGATGTCAGCAATGAAGTGGGAAAACTGAGGAGTCCAGTCAAATCCATTCACAGAAGGAGAGCTAGGATGCCCAACACCACCAAGAAAGCTGACAAAATGAACACAGAGCTTACAAATGAGCATGTGCCCATTTTACCAAAACTAACCATTGAACATGGAGAGAAGGTGAACTGGATTTCATATGCAGAGATTAAAAGCTCTAGAAGAGTACTGGTTGCTGATCAGAGTAGCAGTATATCAATCTATCCTATTGCTGAACCTTAG